The Planctomycetaceae bacterium nucleotide sequence GCATCGCCTATGATTCGCCGGAGAATCGCTGGCACGAGGGCGGCGCGGCTGGCGGTGGGGAGAAACGCGGCGCTGGTACGGCGGCCGCGTCTGGACCGGCGCCTCGCCCGGGGCTGAACTCTTCCTACACCGCGCGGTTTGTCGACCCGGGCGAGCCCCAGACTCCGCGGTGGACCGTCCCGAACTACATGAACAAGGTGATCTACTCAGATTTCATCGGCGTGGACGACTGGCCCGCGCGCGGACGCTTTCAGAAGCGCCTGTGTAGTCCGCACCAGCGACGCGGGTATAATCGGCTTTTCGGCGACGGCTCGGTGCTGTGGACCGGCGCCGACCCCGTTAACGCCCAGCGGCCGGTCACCGGCAACGAGCCGACGGCCGAGGAACTCTCGCAATACTGGCTGCTGTTGGACGTGCTTCGTTAACAGGCAATGAACGACGACGCGACGAGAGAACGGAAGGAGGGCGGTCTGCGCCACCTGGCGGGCAGCACGTGGTTCGCCCCTGCGGCGATGGCGCTGCTGTTCGTGGGGGTGCTGGGGGCGCTGATCGCGCTGATCCACGCGCGGACGCTGGAGACGGACCGCGCCGCCCTCACCTCAAGCATCCACACCGCCCAAGAGAACATCCGTCAGCGCCTCCACGCCACGCACGATCACCTGGTGACGCTGGCCGAGGATATGGGCCGCCAGACCATCACGCAGGAGCTTTTCTCTCAGCGCGTCGGTCACTATATGAGCGAGCACCCGGAGCTGGTCAGCGCCATGTACGTTGACCCCGATGGAAAGGCTCGCTGGGTCATCCCGCCACAATGGGAGGAGCAGGTGCTGGGGCGCCCCCTTGCCTGCCCGCGGTCGCTGGAGATCTGCCAGGAAGCCACCCGCACCCGCAAAGCCGTCTATTCCGACGTCCACATCAGCCTCCAGAACGAACCGGCGTTCGACCTGAGCGTTCCCATCTATGCCGGCCCGACGTCGCGCGGGTCCATCGTCGGCGTCTATTCCTGCCAGCGCGTGCTGCGGAACATGCTCAGCCGCGAAATTCTCCACGAGCACCGCGCCAGCCTCATCGATCCCCGCGAGAACGTCATCGTCGCCCTGCCGGCGGTGGCTGGCATCGACGAGCGCCTCTTCGCCACCGCCGCGCTGGAGCCGCCGGGCCAGGGCTTGGCGCTGCGCCTGGACCGGTACGGCAGGGGGTTCTGGGGCGTGGGCATGACGCTGCTGGTCATCCTGTGCCTGGGCTTGGCGCTGGGCATGTCATGGGGCATGTGGTCGCTGGGGCGCCAGATCGCCCGGCGCGGGCAGGCCGAGCGGCTGCTGCGCGAGGCCAACGACACGCTCGCCCAGCGCGTGCGGGAACGCACCGCCGACCTCGAATCCGCCAATCGCCACCTGCAGCGCGAGATCGTCGAACGACAACGGGCTCAGGACGAGTCGCGCCAGCACCAGGCGGAGCTGGCCCACGTCGCCCGCGTCAGCACGATGGGCGAGATGGCCACCGGACTGGCCCACGAGCTCAACCAGCCCCTGGGCGCCATCGCCGGCTTTGCCGAAGGCGCCCTGCGGCTGATGGAATCCGATAAAGCCACCCCGCAAACTCTGCACACCGTCCTGGGCGAAGTGTCCGAACAGGCCCGCCGCGCTGGGCGGATCATCCAACGCCTCCGGTCGTTCGTCGCCAGCGGCCAACCCAGAACCGAGCCCCACCGCCTGCGACCGCTGATGGAGGAACTGGTCGACCTGGTAGCCGCCGAGCTGCGACAGAAGCAGATCGACTTTCACCTGGACGTCAGCGACGCTCTGCCGCAGGTACAGGTGGATGCCATCCAGACCCAGCAGGTCCTGCTCAACCTGATCCGCAACGCCATTGAGGCTCTGGAGCAGACGCGCGGCCCCGCGCGGCGGATCGACGTGACGGCCGCCCTCCCCCAGGACGGCGCGGTTGTCGTCTCCGTCTGCGACAGCGGACCCGGTTGCCCGCCCGAGTCGATCGAAAAGATGTTTGATGCGTTTTTCACCACCAAGAGTTCTGGGCTGGGAATGGGGTTGTCGATCAGCCGCTCGATCATCGAGGCCCACGGCGGCAGGATCTGGGCGGCGGCGAACCCCGGCGGCGGCCTGGCGGTCCACTTCAGCATTCCCACAAGCGATGGAGGACACGATGTCTCAGTGCAACACCCCTGAACAGCCGCACGAGGCGGCAACGGTTTTCATTGTCGACGACGACGAGGGCATGCGTCGCGGCATGGAGTTTCTGGTCTCTTCGGCCGGATACGAGACGCAGTGTTTCGATTCGGCGTCGGCGTTTCTGGCGCACAGCCGGGCGGACATGCGCGGCTGCCTGCTGCTGGACGTTCGGATGCCCGGCATGAGCGGCCTGGAGCTGCTGGACGAGCTTCGCCGTGCCCAGATTTCGATCCCGGTCATTTTCGTGACGGCCTTTGGCAATATCGCGATGGCCGTTCGCGCGCTCAAGACCGGGGCGTTTGACTTTATCGAAAAGCCCTTCGAGGGCGCGCAGTTGCTCCAGCGGGTGCGCGGGGCTTTGGCGCAGTGCGCCAAGTCGGCACCGTCGCCGCTGTCGGGCGAGCTTCAGCGGCGATGCAGTTCTCTCACGCCGCGCGAGCGGGAGGTCATGGACCGCGTCGTGGCAGGGATGCTCAACAAGCAGATCGCCGGCGAACTGGGCATCAGCATCAAGACCGTCGAGAACCACCGCGCGCAGGTCATGGAAAAGATGCGGGCACAGAGTTTGGCCGAGCTGGTGCGCATGGCCATCGCCATCGACGCCGGGGCATAGAAGGCTGTCGTTGTTGTGATTCTTTCCTCTTAATCCGTTTTCAATCCCGCTCTCCCCGATCCCGGCGGTTTCAAAAACTCTCGTCTGGGGCAAAGGCCGTCGGGTAAGATCGTTGTACCGGCGTGTCAGGGACCCGCGGGGCGAGCCCCGCCGCTAATGGGAAATATCGCAATAGCGGCGGCGGGGGGGCGTTAATCGGAATGGACGAATGGAACCTGCAGAGCTTCGGGCCGTGATTGCCTCCGCACAGGCCGGCCGGGCCGACGGCCTGGCGGCGCTGCTGGAGGCCTATGGCCCGCGGCTGTTCGGGTATTTCCTTCGGGCCACCGGCAGTCATCACGATGCCGAGGACCTGCTGTCGGAGATGGCGTTGCGGCTGGTGCGCCAGATCGGCAAGTATGACGATCGCGGGCGGTTCGAGCCGTGGCTGTTCCGCATCGCCGCGAACATGATTCGCGACCGGATCCGCCGCTACAAGAGCCATCCGACGGCGATGAGCCTTTCGCTCGAGAGCGACGACGGCTCACGGGTCGGCGAGACGCTGGCGGGCAAGTACGCCTCGGCCGACGCGGGATTGGTCGCCGCCGAGGCCTCGCAGGGTCTGGCCAAGGCCCTCGAGCAGCTTGACCCCGCCACGCGGGAGATGGTGTTGCTGAGATACTTCGGTCAGATGAGCTTCAAGGAACTGGCCGATACGTTTGAATGTCCGCTGGGGACGGTGCTGGCCCGGGTGCATCGCGGGCTGGCGGCCCTGCGGGACATGCTGGAACCCCCGCACTAGCGGGTGGCACAGGCTTTCCAGCCTGTGGCAGTCACAGCCTGGAAAGGCTGTGCCACCAGAGGCGGTAACTGAGATGACATACACCGAACAACAGTACGAGCGCGTGGGCCGGTGGCTCGACGGCCACGCTGTGGAACTGACCGGCGACGAGCGCCGCCTGGCCGAGGAGCTCCGCGACGGCGAGGCCGCCCTGTGTGCCCTGGAAGTCCACGTGCCGCCGGCCGTCATGGCCCGCGCCCACCGACGCCTCACTGCCGCCGCGGCCAGACCCAACCGCTTCCGCCTGGCGCTGAAGTACCTCGTCGGCGTCGAGGCGGCCGCCATCGCCGGGGCAGCGATGATCCTGGTCACCCTGGGCGTCCTGAGCCAGGACCCGCCGGCGGCGCCCGCCGTGCCGACCGAAGTGCTGATTTCGGCCGCGCAAAAGCCCATCAACCCCGACATCCAGGCGCTGGCCGAACGGATGGACCAGCTCGAATCCGATATCGTCTCCACGCCCGCCGACAGCGAAGGAGACTTCGACGCCATGGAGCGCGACGTCCAGGGTTTCCTGCGCGACATCCGTTCGATCCAGACCTGGGAGAGTGGCACATGAGCGGCAAGATCTTCGCCATCAGCGTGGTGCTGGCCCTGGCGGGCGGCGCTGTCCGCGCGCAGGGGCCCTCGCACGAAAAGCCCGCCACCGAGGCCGAACTGCTCAAGGTTCTGGAAGAGCATCGCCCCGAGGCGTACAGCCGCCTGATGACGACCAAGGACCAGGACCCCGCCGCCTATCAGCGCATGCTCCAGTCGATGGGGCGCTGGCACGAGCAGTTCCGCAAACTGCCCAAAGACGTCCAGACCGCCGCCGGGTACCTCACCGAGTCGCGCCAGCGCATCTACCGCCTGGCGCGCGAGCTGGCCAACGCCGACAGCGAAGGCGATCGCGAGCTGGCGCGCAAACGACTCCGCGAAGAAATCGCCCGCGAGTTCGACGCCGAACAGATCACGCACGCCTACCGCCTCAAGCAGCTCCAGCAGGAAGTCGACACCCTGCGGACCAACCTCGAAAAGCGCGCCGCCCAACGCGGCCAGCAGATCGAAACCCGCTATAAACAAGCCCTCCAGCGGGCCGAACGCATCCGCCTGCACAAGCAGCGCGGCGACGATGAGCCCGGTCTGGGCGCTCTGGAACTCGACGAGCCCGCCGCCGCACTTGTTTCACAACGCGCACCGACCGCCACGCCGTCGGCCGCCACCGCGCGCAACGCCCCCGACGCCAAGCGCTCCGGGGCGCCCAAAGACGCCAGTCCAAACCAGCGGCGCACCGACCGCGAGCGCCCGCGCGAACGTTCGCGACAACCCGTTTTCGGCGGCGGGCCCAACGAACGCGACCTGGCGGCCATGCTCGATCTGCTCAAGGAAAAACGTCCCGAGTACTACGCCCGCCTGGTGGCGCTGGAAAAGAGCAATCCCGAGACGCACCGCAGGCTCATGCGGGCCACCTGGCAGTGGTACCAGCGGTGGCGCGCCATGCCCAAGGAAATGCAGGGACCGGCCCTGATAGCCGCCGATTCGCGCCTGGCGATCGAGGGCCTGACGCTGCAATTGGCCCACGCCGCCGGCGACACCCAGCGAGCCCAGCTCCAGGAAACGCTCAAGAAGACCATCGCCGCCGGGTTCGACGCCGAGACCGCCGTCGAAACCAACGGCCTTAAGAACCTCCAGACCCGCCTGGTGCAGATGCAAGCCGAGCTGGACGAGCACGCCCGCAACCGCGGCGAGATCATCGACCAGCGCTTCAAGCAGCACACCGAATCGTCGCGCCGCCTGTGGCGCAAAACCCCGCACGGCGACGCACCCAAAGACGAACACCCCACGCCCCCGCCCGAAAAACCCGCACGACCCCAACCCCCGCTGCCCGAGTCGGACGGGTGAGTGAAGCAGTTGTGTGTGGTGAGTGGTGTGTCGCCAGTGTGAGTGCTGCAAGAACGGCTTGTCCGTTCAGCGTTCGTTCCCCGACCTTTCGCGCTTTGAAGCATCCCGCGCGCAGTCTCCCACTGTTTCTCACCACTCACCACTTCCCCCTGTTATGATGAACATATGTCCGACGCGCACGACTCCTTTGACAACGCCGATCGCGACGAGCAAGGTCGCGGCGACAGCTTCTCCAGCGCCGTCGTCGATCGCATGCACCGCAGCGCAAACGCCTGGAACCTGCCCGGCGGGCAGTTGCTCCTGCCGCGGGTCTTCGGGTTCTGCCGCGGCGTGCGCCGCGCCCTGACGATGCTCGAGCGCGCCGTCGCCGACCACGCCGGCCGCGGCGGAACCCTCGTGCTGCTGGGGCAGATCATCCACAACCCCTGGGTCAACGCGTTCTTCGCCGACCGCGGCGTGCGCATCCTCACCCCCGACCAGGTGCGCGAGGTCGAGAAGCACGTCACCGCCGCCGACGGCGCCGTCGTGCCGGCCTTCGGCGTCCCCTGGGACATCGAGCAGCGCCTGACCGCCATCGGCTGCCGCGTCATCGACACCTCCTGCGGCGACGTGCGCCGCCTGTGGGTCTGGACCACCCGCGCCGTCGAACAGGGCTACGGCGTGCTGATCTACGGCCGCGTGCATCACGACGAAACCGTGGTGACGTGCTCGCGACTGGCCGCGGCGGGGGGGTCCTACGTGGTGACCGAAGACCTGGACAAGATCGCCGCGCTGTGCCAGATGCTCACCGGCCGGCGCGACGCGGGGGAGTTCTCTCGCGTTTTCGACGAGCGGGCGACCAACGCCCGCAGCATCGAGCCGTTCTACCACCGCCTCGCGCAGGTCAGCCAGACGACGATGCTCTACGACGACACGATGACCGTCCGCGGGCTGATCCGCAACGCCCTGACCAGCCACACCCCCGCCCAGCACCCCACGCGCAACGTGCTTTTCGAGCCGACCGTCTGCCGCGCCACCCAGCAGCGCCAAGCGGCGGCCGTCGAGCTCTGCGCCGCCGGGGTAGACCTGGTGATGGTGGTGGGGGGGTTCGGCTCGAGCAACACGCGGCACCTGTACGAGCTGGCCCGCAAGAGCGCCGCGGCGTGGTTCATCGAAGACGCCCGCGCGATCGTCAGCGCCGGCGAGCTGTCGACGATGGACATCGCCACCAGTCAGCCGATCATCGCCCGCGACTGGCTGCCGCCGCGCCGCCCGCTGAAAATCGGCGTCCTGGCCGGCGCCTCCAGCCCCGAGATCGTCGTTGGCCAGGTCCTCGAGCGCCTGGCGCAGTTCCTGGGATGATTCACCGCGGAGATCGCGGAGAACGCAGAGCAAGACGGGAGAAGACTCCGACGCGCCTGTTAGCGGCGGGGCTTGCCCCGCGCGGTTGTCGCGTCTGGGAAGAAACCGCGTCGAGCAAGCTCGACCGCTAACACAACATTTGTCGGGTGGCATGGCGACACGCCCCATTTCTTTGACCGCTTCTTCCTCTGCGTCTTCAGCGACCTCTGCGGTGATATATTGACCGAGCAACCCGTCGAGCAAGTCGAAGATCCGCCGTGGCGGGCTCGACCGCTAACGTGACGTCGATTATGATGTCAGCAGCAAAGACAGGAGTAAACAATGGCCAGTCTGCTTTCATTTGATGATGCGGTCTGCACACGGTGCGGCAGGTGCGGGGCGGCGTGTCCGATGGGGTTTATCCGCGTCGGCTCGCGCGGGCCTCGGACCGTGCCTGACGCCCAGGACAAGTGCATGCTGTGCGGGCACTGCATCGCCGCCTGTGCGACCAAGACGCTGCAGCACGAGCGGCTTCCGGCCGGCGCCTGTCTGCCGCTGGACGAAAACTGGCGCGGCGACGTGCATGCCGTCGAGCAGCTCATCAAGGGCCGGCGGTCCATCCGCCGCTACGAGGACCGGCCCGTCGATCGCCCGACGCTGCTGAGGGTCATCGACATGGCCCGCTACGCCCCGACCGGCATGAACAGCCAGTCAGTCAGTTGGCAGGTCGTCTACGAAGCCGGCGAAGTGAAGAAGCTTTCCGCCGCCGTGATCGACTGGATGCACTCGCTGGCGGCCAAGGGCGAGCTGATCGGCGGTAATTACAATCCCGCGCCGATGATCATGGCCTGGGACAACGGGATGGACCTGATCCTGCGCGGCGCCCCGCACGTGCTGGTGGCCCACGCCCGCGAAGGCGACGCCATGGCCGCGGGCTCATGCACCGCCGCATTGACGACGGCCGAACTGGCCGCGGCGACCCTGGGCCTGGGCACCTGCTGGGCGGGCTTCCTCCACATGGCGACGATCTTTTCCCCCGCCGCCCGCGAGGCCCTGGCGTTGCCCGCCGGACACGTGATGCACGGCGCCCTGATGATCGGCCACCCCGCCGAGCAGTACCACCGCATCCCGCCGCGCAAAGAACCGGACGTGCAGTGGCGGTGAGCGGTTAGTAGTCCGGATCTTTCACCGCAGAGATCGCGGAGATCGCAGAGGTTAGAGATTGAACAACCCGCGAGCAATCTCGGCCGCCCTCTCACCACTCACCGCACACAACTCACCACTGCCTCAATAGTCCTTCAGCACAGGGTTCTTGGGCAGCAGCTTGATCAAGTTTCTTTCGGCGTAGTTGCGGTAGGCTTTTTCGAAACCGGCCAGATTGTTGGCGAAGTAGTATCGAAACAGCGGCACGGCCACAGTCGGGTTGTAGCCTTTGTGCTGCTGCAATTGGGAGAGTTTCTCCTGGGGCACGCCGAGGGCTTTGTGGAACGTGCCGGCCGCCGCGTCGGTCAGCAGCGTCTGGAGGCGGGCGGAGTAGTTCTTGTCGTATCGCAGGTACATCGCCAGGGCCCAGACCTGGGCGTAGAATGCCAGCGGGTCGTTGCCTTTGGAGATTGCCTCGGCGCTGTCCATGTTGAGCAGCTTTTCCAGCGGGATCCACCGGTCGTTGACGATGACGGCCTGCAGATCCGTCGCGCGGCTGATGTTTTCCTCGGGCGTGAAGCGGACGGCCTCGGCTTGGCGGTCCTGGAACCCCTCGGCCATGGTGCAGAGGCCTTCCTCGAGCCAGGCCGGCAGCGTGTTGCGCATGCGGTAGTACAGGAACTGGTGCAGGC carries:
- a CDS encoding ATP-binding protein — translated: MNDDATRERKEGGLRHLAGSTWFAPAAMALLFVGVLGALIALIHARTLETDRAALTSSIHTAQENIRQRLHATHDHLVTLAEDMGRQTITQELFSQRVGHYMSEHPELVSAMYVDPDGKARWVIPPQWEEQVLGRPLACPRSLEICQEATRTRKAVYSDVHISLQNEPAFDLSVPIYAGPTSRGSIVGVYSCQRVLRNMLSREILHEHRASLIDPRENVIVALPAVAGIDERLFATAALEPPGQGLALRLDRYGRGFWGVGMTLLVILCLGLALGMSWGMWSLGRQIARRGQAERLLREANDTLAQRVRERTADLESANRHLQREIVERQRAQDESRQHQAELAHVARVSTMGEMATGLAHELNQPLGAIAGFAEGALRLMESDKATPQTLHTVLGEVSEQARRAGRIIQRLRSFVASGQPRTEPHRLRPLMEELVDLVAAELRQKQIDFHLDVSDALPQVQVDAIQTQQVLLNLIRNAIEALEQTRGPARRIDVTAALPQDGAVVVSVCDSGPGCPPESIEKMFDAFFTTKSSGLGMGLSISRSIIEAHGGRIWAAANPGGGLAVHFSIPTSDGGHDVSVQHP
- a CDS encoding response regulator translates to MSQCNTPEQPHEAATVFIVDDDEGMRRGMEFLVSSAGYETQCFDSASAFLAHSRADMRGCLLLDVRMPGMSGLELLDELRRAQISIPVIFVTAFGNIAMAVRALKTGAFDFIEKPFEGAQLLQRVRGALAQCAKSAPSPLSGELQRRCSSLTPREREVMDRVVAGMLNKQIAGELGISIKTVENHRAQVMEKMRAQSLAELVRMAIAIDAGA
- a CDS encoding sigma-70 family RNA polymerase sigma factor; this encodes MEPAELRAVIASAQAGRADGLAALLEAYGPRLFGYFLRATGSHHDAEDLLSEMALRLVRQIGKYDDRGRFEPWLFRIAANMIRDRIRRYKSHPTAMSLSLESDDGSRVGETLAGKYASADAGLVAAEASQGLAKALEQLDPATREMVLLRYFGQMSFKELADTFECPLGTVLARVHRGLAALRDMLEPPH
- a CDS encoding nitroreductase family protein encodes the protein MASLLSFDDAVCTRCGRCGAACPMGFIRVGSRGPRTVPDAQDKCMLCGHCIAACATKTLQHERLPAGACLPLDENWRGDVHAVEQLIKGRRSIRRYEDRPVDRPTLLRVIDMARYAPTGMNSQSVSWQVVYEAGEVKKLSAAVIDWMHSLAAKGELIGGNYNPAPMIMAWDNGMDLILRGAPHVLVAHAREGDAMAAGSCTAALTTAELAAATLGLGTCWAGFLHMATIFSPAAREALALPAGHVMHGALMIGHPAEQYHRIPPRKEPDVQWR